Sequence from the Peromyscus eremicus chromosome 4, PerEre_H2_v1, whole genome shotgun sequence genome:
ACACCTTCACACTCCTATGTACTTCTTCTTGGCCAATCTGTCCTTAACTGATGCTTGTTTCACTTCTGCCTCAATTCCCAAAATGCTTGCCAACATTCATACCCACAATCAGACTATCTCCTATTCTGGGTGCCTTACCCAGCTGTATTTCCTCCTGATGTTTGGTGGCCTTGACAATTGTCTTCTGGCTGTGATGGCATATGACCGCTATGTAGCTATCTGCCAGCCACTCCATTACAGCATAGCTATGAGTCCCCAACTCTGTGCATTAATGCTGTGCATGTGCTGGGTGCTGACCAACTGTCCCGCCCTGATGCACACACTGCTGCTGACCCGTGTGGCCTTCTGTGCCCACACAGCCATCCCCCACTTCtactgtgatcccagtgctctACTGAAACTTGCCTGCTCTGACACCCACATTAATGAGCTGATGATCATTACCATGGGCTTGGTGTTTCTTGCTATTCCTCTCATGTTGATTGTCTTCTCCTATGTCCGCATTTCCTGGGCTGTGTTGGGCATCCCTTCTCCTGGAGGGCGATGGAAAGCCTTCTCTACCTGTGGCTCTCATCTTACAGTTGTTCTGCTCTTCTATGGATCTCTGATGGGTGTATATTTACTTCCCCCATCAACTCACTCTTCAGAGAGGGAAAGCAGGGCTGCCATTCTCTACATGATTGTGATTCCCATGCTGAACCCATTCATCTACAGCTTGAGGAATAGAGACATGAAAAAGGCATTGGGCAAACTTTTTGGTGGTGCAAAAGCAGTCTTCTAATTATAACTCTAATGCTTAATCCTAGTGCTGTTATCAAAACCCTGCCTTCCATCACATCAGTGATTCTGAGTTAAGAATAGAACAATAAGAGTATTTACCTCCTCTAGGCTATGATGTAAAATGAGGTCTTATGCTTTGATCTTTCTTGACCTTAGTACAACAATCATTGCTGACAACAGAACATCATCCTCAATCCTCGGTTTTAAAACCAGCATATCAACCACAATGGACTGAGTTGTATGCTGTCCATCTTGCAGTCATTGAGGCAAGCATTGAGACAAagggacaaggaaacaaacatttGTTGGCTGTCTACACTGTCACTCATTGTTAAACACATCAGGTCTTTTGAAGGAGAGGTGTGAAACTATAACTTAGGGCATAAATAAGttgccaaaacaaggtagatTTGATTCCAGGGCTTGTGACTTCCATTTTGTCATACCATGCTGACCATGTCAAGGAAGATTTTGGAAGAACGACCTAAGGATACTATTGAGTGATGATTGTTAAGACAAATACCAAAGTAATACATATGTTATGCTATGTCCTCACTGTTCATTTCTTTACCTTTTGTTATTATAATGgatatttcaaagaaaacatttcttaagTGCCTACAATGTGCCAATTTTGTATTTGATAATGCATGATTCATTCTCTGGTGTTTTACatgaaatatttcttaaaattagaagaaaatcaAGTGTGCTGAAAATTTTGAGAACAATAATTATGTTAAAACTAGTCTGAATGCAATTAGGATTATAAAAAGTCACAAAGCTTAACCATGGTTGTCTTTTTTATCTGTAAATTATGAAGCTTTCATAAAgagcttttatatattttattacatgtGTACATCTATCACTTTGGGTTGGCATTAATGTAAattctaatttgtttttaattttgaataaCATTTGTTTACTCTTGGCATATAACAAAGAAATTAATGACCTGGGCACATGTCTGCAATCCTATCACTCAGTAACCCAAGGAAGAAGAATTGTCATGAGCTACATCAAGTTCAAAACAATGTCAAAAAACAGTAAAAGGAATAAATGAACTTCTGTATATTACCTTTTATAAATCTTAGTATAATTTCTTAATGTTTCTATGAAGGTTTCTTagcaatttcttaaattttcttcACAAATTATGTTATCTGCAAAGAAAGacagtttgtttctttcttcccaatatgtacatgttttatttccttttcttatcaTATTGTATTAGCTAAGTTTTCCAGAACAGCACTGAAAAACACTGGTGAAAGGGAATCTTTATGACTGTTTCTAGTGTTAGTGGGAAAGCTACTAGTTGCTGACCACTAAGTATGATGTTATCTTAAGGTTTTTCAAAGATATTCTTTATCCAATTGAGGTGGTTTCCTTGtatttccaatttgtatttccAATTTTGTCTAATacttttttcatatatattgtgtgacttttttcttctttagcttGTTGATGTGATAATTTACAATAATTGTTCTTCTAATTGTAAGTAATTTTGCACAACTGGGATAAATATCACTTTCTCATGGTGTATAATTCTGTTAGCTTCAGTGTTTTAGCATTTaattattcagtatttttttgaATTATTCAGTATTTTATGGAGGATTTTGCATCAAAATTCATGAGAGATAATAGCAGTTTTCCTTTcttatgtcatttttttcaagtttttagtATTGTGTTGATGATAGCACTCTGTCAGCTTCTATTTTCTAGACGAGACTATAGAGACCTGGTATCAATTTTTACTTAAAAGTTTGGTAGAACTTATCAGTAAAACTGTTGAGGCCTGATGCCTCCTGTTTGGGAAAGTCATTAAAGGTTACATTATTTATGTAATAGATACAGATCTATTGACTTTGTCAATTTCCTCTTGTGTGGGCCTAAGCAAATGTGACTTTCAAGGAACTGGTCTTTCATTTAGGCTAGCAAACTTGTGGGCATGGAGTTTCCTTTAATGTCCCTTTGTTATTTGTTTCATTACCCATGGATCTGTACTGAAGCCCTCTTAACCACTTTtgatttcagtttctttctctccttcccccagccccTGTCCCTCCTGCTCCTTTTATtcatctgtcttctctctgtctaGCTCTTCTATTAGAGACatcatttttatagatttttgcaTCGAGTtgtagtggctcatgcctcaAACCCCAGCCCCTTGGGAGGTAAAAGCTGCAGGATCCTCAGCTCAatgacagcctgggctgcattaacaaaaccctgcctccaaaaaatgTGCGTTTTGCTGATTTTTGCAAAGAATCAACCTTTGATGCTATTATCCCTCTCTTGTGATGTCTCCTTTTCAGCTTCATGGATTTCTGCTCTAACTGTTGCTGCTTCTTCTCCAGTTTTCTCAGGTGAAAGCTTGGTTTATAGaatttacatttttctaaatGTATGTTTAAATTCAAGGGGTGCTTCTTGCTAATTCATCTGGATGGAGTTGCCTACGACTCATTTCCCAAGGTTTGGAAAATGCCTTCCTGGCTAGAGCAGCTTCAAATTCTGGTTGGGTTTTGAGTTCACACTTTCTACAGTGTTTATAATTATTCATTATTTAATGATTGCAGTACTCTCAAGAGCGTATTTAAAAGCATTTCATACCAATATTCTACTTATCCTCATTCAGAAAATTGGTCCAAATTATCTAGACTCAGttaagcaaatatttattttatatgggtGTCTCTCTATTGTAATAGTCCATTTTTACagtaaaattttaaagacttGTATAGTCATGGTACACTGGCCATTAATTTCAACCTTTTATTGTCTTTCTTCCCAGATggcatgctttctttttattttcctttttccttctcatttgttCCCTTCTCTCTGGTGCCATTTAAGTTTTCCTTAAGTGAACATTTTATAACCATTCCACTATTTTTATTGTGTAATTGGAAGCAcatttgttaaaattttaattgtttattattCCCATTCCATCTCTGTAGTAGGAAGGTTTCTCCTGTCCCACCTTGCTCcatggtccctcagccacttataaaataatcattcagaggcttatattaattaccaattccatggcctatggcaggcttcttgttagctagctcctataacttaacccatttctataatctatattttgctatgtgttccgtggctttactggtctgttggcatcttgctccttgggcagctggctaaTGTCTTCTTCCatactctgcctttctcttcctatctatctgcttgtatttcctacTTGCCTCTAATCTGCCTTGCCATAAGTCaacacaactttatttattaaccaatcagagcaacacatattcacagcatactgaaagacatcccacagcgcttctcccttttctgtctaatcgaaaaggaaggttttaactttaacctagtaagattacatataacaaaacagttatcaagcaagaattacagttataatatctagtctttatatttggcaaatttaaagaaaatattctatctatcctatatttgtgagtctaaagtttcatatctaatttaccttttatcataaccaaggaaaattataattacaactatctagtcttcaactacatcaaagacctcagaaggaaataatattacctaagtaaacaggaaatgcattgtaagcaacttccaaaattctgaaaATGACAGCAACAGctacctgcctggacagtcatccaaagtttctctgtaacattggggtaCCCATCTTCAGCCCTAGGCCTAGAGTCtcccagtcacttctctctgtgtcctgtagaatatctgacagtctcctctgcaaagcaggagtctaaaggaccattttgtcttgcgaagttcagtggtcaccttcctatggatcttgcatgtccagtttatataacatactcTTAATCAGTtgatgcaagggcacttttttgcccagtggctaacttttgccacaaagaaagcaaactccattgagtttcttcaatgcccaactCCTCCTTGaaataattggtgctgccaggagcagacatgtctcattgtccagaaaagtctaaggtcttaaaacattttaaatggtgtattctgtaggtctttgaagtatttgaagattacctatcaatctgaaatatatttatatctagAAAATTTTACTAACATGAatgtaagtttgattatcatgaatgactaattattaatctgtatttcttcattatatattacaatttcaaatgaggtgcacaaacataccttaaacaaaagtagaaaaatatatatatatatatatatatatatatatatatatataataacaaaatttttaatttgtatcaataaactaaaatccatagcatggtaaatcattttaaacaagttgttactctttatcctatcatatctataatatccccttttcttctttagcaagagattgcatttataatcaacctactttaaataaaaataaacattctaaacaatattttgggaatttgggcaaagcttctcatactacttcctgctgatagggggcactggtaatcttacggggatcctgagaaaattaagaattatggtcaagtcctgactggagtagtctgtgaggctgcattgtctcagCCAGTTtctttgaagctgttttggatgttggatcatctggagacctctcagggggtcttggctgatcaaaccatattagcctagaagcaatacataggttctcatcttctgtggaaacaaaagtagaacctcttttccaaagaaacatatccttagacacaaattttgaagtcaagatacctttaaaatatacatattggtttaatttagcagcttttacaatcaaatgtctctctgcagttaaaaatcccaaagacaatataattcaGACTGTGTGTCATTTCCATGTTTACGTGGCttttttccccttggtttttgagacagggtttctctgtgtagttttggtgcctgtcctagatcttgctctgtagaccaagctggccttgaactcacagaggtctgcctggctctgcctcctgagtgctgggattaaaggtatgtgccaccactgcctggccatgtggcttattttttatattatttttactgtctctttaaagactttatttttattttattttatttatttatttatttatttatttatttttggtttttggagacagggtttctctgtgtagctttgcaccttttctggaactcacttggtagcccaggctggcctcgaactcacagaggactttattttttgaaactatttctttacataactctctatattcattttcctctctcttccaagcctatgtacattttactcacattgtaaaccatttaaagtcttattccatctgaatctgacttattgtgaatttataatccttctctgaccaagagagatttttaaactgctaaactgcatTTTTAGGACTGAAGCAGCAGCCTCGGCTGCTGATTCCACCAATTTCAGCTTTTTaacatggcagaggtaattcacctccagctctgggagccatgctctctgctgactctgggagaCAGTGGGTTCATGTCTCCATCCAGCAGCGTGTAACCcagaaatctatttttttctgtactagcaaaagctaaatccagcACACAGTGTACTGcctggcttggagacacctctgtatACTGcagtgggaatctgccatgctgcaggtcaaggcCACATGCTGCTGTGAATTGTAGCTCACAGCTTGCATGAGAGACaaaactaggaagctgtttttagctccattttagaatttttttaaaagctttctcaggttttaggtggaaactcttgccccacattgggcagccAAATGCAGTAGGAAGGTTTCTCtattcctgcctggctccatggtccctcagccacatataaaataatcattgtattaattaccaattgcatggcctatggcaggcttcttataacttaacccatttctataatctatattttgccagcagtctgttgtagatttgtggatttctgtgggcctctctagcactttgcttcttcctattctcatgtggtcttcatttgccatggtctcctattccttgttctccctctctgttgttgatccagctgggatctcccactcccccaagttctctttccctcgatcctcACCCTCCattactcccactcatgtccaggctgttgataggaagtagtcttgaatgcattggcataggagatcacttcctaaatataacaccagtagcacagacactgagagaaacaatcaatcaatgggacctcttgaaactgagaagcttttgtagagcaaaggatatggtcaacaaggcaaagtgacagcctacagagtgggaaaaggtcttcaccaaccccacatctgacagaagtctgatatccagaatatataaggaactcaagaaattagacatcaaaatgcccaacagtccaattaagaaatgggctatagaactaaacagagaattctcaacagaggaaactcaaatggctgaaagacatttaaggaattgctcaacatccctaatcatcagggaaatgcaaatcaaaacaactctgagataccaccttacgcccgtcagaatggctaagatcaaaaacactgaagacaccttatgctgaagaggatgtggagcaaggggaactctcctccactgctggtgggaatgcaagcttgtacgaccactttggaaatcaatatggtgctttcttagaaaattgggaatcaatctcccccaagatccagctataccactcttgggcatatacccaaggaatgctcaatcaaaccacaagagcacttgttcagctatgttcatatcagcattgtttgtaatagccagaacatggaaacaacctagatgcccttcaactgaagaatggataaacaaaatgtggtacatatacacaatggaatactactcagcagagaaaaacaatgacatcatgaggtttgcagacaaatggatggaactagaaaaaaatcatcctgagtgaggtaacccagactcagaaagacaaatatggtatgtactcactcataggaagatactagatgtggaacaaggataactgaactgctactcacatcaccagggaggctacctggaaaacaggaccccaagaaagacacggggattgcccaatgacagagaaatggaagagatctacataaaaaaaaaaaggctttttgtaagtactacagagatacttgacatccatgttcattgaagCTCAATTCATAGTTAGGAAGTGGAATCAACCAATATAtccatcaactaatgaatggataaggaaaatttGCTACATGTACACAATGAAACATTActtagctataaagaaaaaataaaatttgcaagtaaatgaatggaactgaaaaaaaatgaaactgagtGAGGTCTccaaggctcagaaagacaaaccttGTATGTTTTTTTCACGTGCAGATTCTATCTTTGAATCTTTTGTTCTGTATGTGTAACCTGTAGTATATGTGAGAGCTGGGAAAATAGAATTGGGCCACTGGAGGCAGACacctgaaaggaggaggaaaataaaATGCAGGTAAAGTGAAACTAAAGATGGAGGATACTGAGGGAGGAAAGGTTCAAACAAGGAGGAGGTGGGGAATGAGGAAATGAGGTGCTGGTGATGGGAGGCTTAAagatatatattacacatataattatacatatatatgcgaTTATATGAAATAATATAGAGAGATCTCATTCATTGTTTAAGGAGTTTCTGTAGAAAGAAAACCtttcaaaattattattacaaCTATTTTCCTGACATTTGCACAGTCAACATACAGAACATCTATACAGTCTCTAGGTTCTCTTACAATGCCCACTTACAGCCACATCCATTGCTTTCTGGCTTTTGCCCTCGACCTTAGTCACCAACTCTTCCCTATTTATGTAATCTAATTTCAAGAATCTGCTATGAATGGAGTCACATAGTACATAAATTTTAGAATGTTGACTTTTTCTCATTTAGTATTGAAAGACCCTACCTCTTCAGGCTTatacccccaagccccaggaaataaggaactaaaaaggaAACTAGTTCCAaaggcaacctgactcagccactactcaatcacccctgcaacaatgtaacaatgtaaaaagatttctgttaagagatgtgctcaactgtgactgggatagttgcaagtgttccaggaaggaccactgtgacctttgtgtaaactccactcccaccctgataccccccttgaggtttcaggaagaatgtacaagcagacgtgactgtacccactctgtgatcagaccatgatcttgtgaaacaaaattgtatgggaattgtaatcttatggcttttgtgggtttttcctttaaaagcactCATATGGCTGCAATAAGAtgtgactcttgctcttaggagcagagttttttatttattttgtccttcTTGTATTTGTGGGTTGTTGCTCGGGGGAGAGGGTGAGAAGGTGCAGCATCAATGAATCAGACACTGGGAGTCTTTTGAAAGCAAATaataaactcatttatttaataatagggtaggccttatataccctcctcccagtgccCAGTCTATGCAGTCTATGTGGTTGTCCTTCATTGGctaggcatgatcaggaactctgacagtgattgttgctaggtcctcaggcagactcaGCATGATCAGGAACTCAGATATTGACTAGAAACTCtaacagctcctgttgctaggccatcaggcagactccaggttggctcttaaaGAGTATGTTATGTACATGCTTTGGCTACTGGTCTGAGTCAATTTCCTTGatcctatgggcctgtcctactacagtgGGTGATATCTTAATTTCTTCCCAAAGAAAACAATGTTTCTATGAAAACTTTAATTTGGAGTGAAATATGCAGAGAATAATGTTTTCAAACATTTGAGGACTCAGGTTTATTGAAACACTATTCAAGCATCCAACCATTTCTACAGCAAAAGAAGAGGCTAGAAAAATCAACTGGGACATTTAAATATAAGTATACTATATTCTTAGTTGCTCAAACTTCTCCATAAGCTGTTAGAGAGGAGTTACCTAGTCATATATCTAAATATAACATGAatgaaaatgtacatattttGGGTTAGGAACTTAACCCAGTGGTAGAACACTCACTTAGCAAACACAAGGTCCTAGGTGTGGTCTCAAAATGCACACAAAAAGGTGCATATTTGCATGAAAgcataattttcattttgttgtgataaacacaatCTTCGAATTGCCTAGCAGTTGCATGCTTGGCTTCTGTGTTTTCTGGGGGTCATGTTGCTTTGTCACTGCTCCAGGCAGTGTCCGAATCCTCATAAGCATTTGGTGctgtcatctttttcttttttaaattgtggcCATTTGGATGGGTATGTAGTCAAATTCCAttgtttcaatttgcatttcccagatggCTATTAGTGTTTATCTTTGGGAGTTCTCATCCGCATCCATACACCTTCTCTGGTGAAGTGCCTTTTCATCTCTTTTGCTCTTATTCCCATTGGATCATTTCAATGTCCATTGCTAAGAGGTCTGTATGTCCTTTAGATTCAGATCCTTTGCCAAATATgtgatttgaaaatgttttttttcccactgtgtAGTTTCTCTTTTTGTCCTTTAAGCAGGATCCTCTACAGAAAACATTGAAAA
This genomic interval carries:
- the LOC131907993 gene encoding olfactory receptor 1N2; the protein is MGKQSRVNQSGASDFLLLGLSEQPGEQPLLFGIFLGMYLVTMVGNLLIILVISSDAHLHTPMYFFLANLSLTDACFTSASIPKMLANIHTHNQTISYSGCLTQLYFLLMFGGLDNCLLAVMAYDRYVAICQPLHYSIAMSPQLCALMLCMCWVLTNCPALMHTLLLTRVAFCAHTAIPHFYCDPSALLKLACSDTHINELMIITMGLVFLAIPLMLIVFSYVRISWAVLGIPSPGGRWKAFSTCGSHLTVVLLFYGSLMGVYLLPPSTHSSERESRAAILYMIVIPMLNPFIYSLRNRDMKKALGKLFGGAKAVF